ttaaaaataaaaaatttatttttaataaattttaatacatttttttaaattttaataaatagggagaagaacccactcacaatcagatagtgtcgctcctaacgctcggcggcgctggccctagcggctgcggcgcgcgcggtaaggagaggaaaagaggcgtataccacggaaatcggctgaaatgttcagactaattccgagcactgcaCTAGACATTCATCAACATGTCATCTAGTGAAGAAACAGATGGCGAAATTGTGTGGGCAGATTACACAGATAGACACAAACGTCGTTTAGCACATAAAAGAAGTTTAAatgaatttacaaaaatatataaaaaggttAAACGAAATAGAGTTTATAATATAGCAAATAATAATGACGGTCAAATAGACTTttcttatatcaaatatattgatacatatatattatatgatatatataatatatatgtatcaatatatttgatattttaataacgtcTCAATAACATCActctaattatatgtattatttattatcttgcaacaatatattacaatattactgtaatatttcaatgttatttatcAACATGTAATATATCAgtaatatttctgtaatatagTACGATAATGCGTAATATTTCTggtatattgcaatattattgaaatatttacgtaATATTTCGTGCTATGTGGGaatatatacatgtttatTGAGGTTGATGTTAATTACtttgaaataacaaaaaacattttattgttttaggAATTCTTCCGCCTATACAAAGTTTGACTTATGGGTGTTATAAAGAAATGGAAGACCAAAGGACTTTGTcagattataatattcaaacaAAATGTACGTTCTTCTTGGATTTTGTTCACGGGGTATCAGAATACTCAAAGACGCAGCTGAGAAAGTCGGTTAAACAACCCAGAAAACATTTTGCGCGTAAATATCTAGCAAGTCGCGCACAAATATGGCTCATATTGCGCAAGCAAAACCCTATTCCAGTGCGTCGTCATAGCGGTAGCAAAACGCTAGCACACTGCGTTCAAT
Above is a genomic segment from Linepithema humile isolate Giens D197 chromosome 6, Lhum_UNIL_v1.0, whole genome shotgun sequence containing:
- the LOC137000828 gene encoding uncharacterized protein, encoding MHGAPLMCDVPERGKIQRIDWRTFALYNAEITTPSTFCQRNFRLRTTSGVYPESVIRIMQIFVNIFGENTITVEVEESDTIEIVKEEIYFIVGILPPIQSLTYGCYKEMEDQRTLSDYNIQTKCTFFLDFVHGVSEYSKTQLRKSVKQPRKHFARKYLASRAQIWLILRKQNPIPVRRHSGSKTLAHCVQSQ